A region from the Clostridia bacterium genome encodes:
- a CDS encoding Maf family protein — translation MLILASASPRRSELLRNADIAFQVKPAHVPEVADSGEAPLAYAKRLARDKARAISAAHRSDFVLGADTVVIVDEHLLEKPRHADDAARMLRLLSGRVHQVTTGVCLIGPAEDGNSFEDVRSATTEVTFNHLSDDDIRAYISSGEPMDKAGAYAIQGIASRWIPRIDGCYFNVVGLPVPLVFAMLRERLAI, via the coding sequence ATGCTCATCCTGGCCTCCGCCTCACCACGCCGCTCCGAACTGCTGCGCAATGCCGACATCGCTTTCCAGGTCAAACCAGCGCACGTGCCTGAAGTCGCCGATTCCGGCGAAGCGCCGTTGGCGTATGCAAAGCGACTCGCGCGCGATAAGGCACGGGCCATCTCCGCCGCGCACCGCTCAGACTTCGTCCTCGGCGCAGATACCGTCGTCATCGTGGACGAACACCTGCTCGAGAAGCCGCGCCACGCCGACGACGCAGCGCGCATGTTGCGCTTGCTCTCGGGACGCGTTCACCAGGTCACAACCGGCGTCTGCCTCATTGGCCCGGCGGAGGATGGGAATTCGTTCGAGGACGTCCGCTCCGCAACAACAGAGGTGACGTTTAACCACCTTAGCGACGACGACATTCGCGCCTACATCTCGAGCGGCGAACCCATGGACAAAGCTGGCGCTTATGCCATTCAGGGCATAGCCTCTCGTTGGATTCCGCGCATAGACGGCTGCTACTTCAACGTTGTCGGACTGCCGGTGCCGCTCGTCTTCGCCATGCTGCGAGAGCGCCTGGCCATCTGA
- the fabZ gene encoding 3-hydroxyacyl-ACP dehydratase FabZ — MTDTTNLPTENAATATPTTLDINDIQQILPHRYPLLLIDRVIDMTRCKRIVAIKNVTVNEPFFTGHFPGYPIMPGVLIVEAIAQAGAALLLTEIPDRKSKLMFFAGIERAKFRKPVVPGDQLRIEVDVIVWRSTAVKMQGKAYVDGKLACEAIVTCQLVNRPDKPNAERPRAT; from the coding sequence ATGACTGACACCACGAACCTCCCCACGGAAAACGCGGCCACCGCGACACCGACGACGCTGGACATCAACGATATCCAGCAAATCCTTCCGCACCGCTATCCGCTGCTGCTCATCGATCGCGTCATCGACATGACGCGATGCAAGCGTATTGTTGCCATCAAGAACGTCACCGTCAATGAACCGTTCTTTACCGGACACTTTCCCGGTTATCCCATTATGCCCGGCGTGCTCATTGTGGAAGCCATTGCGCAAGCCGGTGCAGCGCTATTGCTCACCGAGATTCCGGATCGCAAAAGCAAACTGATGTTCTTCGCGGGCATCGAGCGCGCCAAGTTTCGCAAGCCCGTCGTGCCTGGCGACCAGCTACGCATTGAGGTTGACGTCATCGTGTGGCGAAGCACCGCCGTAAAGATGCAGGGCAAAGCCTACGTTGACGGCAAACTCGCGTGTGAAGCCATTGTCACCTGCCAGCTTGTAAACCGACCGGACAAGCCGAACGCTGAACGCCCCAGGGCCACGTAA
- a CDS encoding M20 family metallopeptidase translates to MTKAKSVTADAAHEQALLKWLVQRRSEMVALTRELVVRESPSSSKHAVDALGEFVAAELDSAGGRVRLHRQREFGNLLQADFVTKAKRGRVLLLGHIDTVYELGTLSVMPWRERGGRIYGPGVFDMKAGIAQMLYALRALKEVSGRLPCPVTVLLNTDEEVGSVASRAVTEKLATGCDAVLVLEPAAGARGACKTARKGVGNYTIKVTGRAAHAGLDFEKGASAITELARQLVEVVQFTDLKCGTTVNPGLVRGGTRTNVVAASAEAEIDVRVATMRDGRALDRKLRHLRPFDKRCTIEVAGGLNRAPFERTNGVAALYGKARGLAAELGFELAETSVGGGSDGNFTAGIGIPTLDGLGAVGDGAHAKHEHVIVADIPRRAALLARLLESM, encoded by the coding sequence ATGACGAAGGCGAAGAGCGTGACTGCCGATGCGGCGCATGAGCAAGCGCTGTTGAAGTGGCTGGTGCAGCGGCGCAGCGAGATGGTTGCGCTAACGCGCGAGCTGGTCGTGCGCGAATCGCCGAGCAGTAGTAAGCACGCAGTCGATGCGCTAGGCGAGTTCGTCGCGGCGGAACTGGATAGCGCAGGAGGACGAGTGCGCCTGCACAGGCAACGGGAATTCGGCAACCTTCTGCAAGCGGACTTCGTCACGAAAGCGAAACGCGGCCGGGTGCTGCTGCTGGGGCACATCGATACCGTGTATGAACTGGGAACCCTTTCGGTCATGCCGTGGCGTGAGCGCGGCGGGCGTATCTACGGGCCCGGAGTCTTCGACATGAAAGCCGGCATCGCACAGATGCTGTACGCACTTCGCGCGCTGAAGGAAGTTAGTGGTCGGCTGCCATGTCCTGTGACGGTGCTGCTGAACACTGACGAAGAGGTGGGGAGCGTGGCATCGCGAGCGGTCACGGAAAAGCTGGCGACGGGTTGCGATGCCGTGCTCGTGCTGGAGCCGGCGGCGGGAGCGAGAGGCGCGTGCAAGACGGCGCGCAAAGGCGTCGGCAATTACACGATCAAGGTGACAGGGCGCGCAGCCCACGCTGGACTGGACTTCGAGAAGGGTGCCAGCGCAATCACGGAACTGGCGCGGCAGTTAGTCGAGGTGGTGCAGTTCACGGATCTGAAGTGCGGAACCACTGTGAATCCGGGGCTTGTGCGCGGAGGCACGCGCACGAACGTCGTGGCGGCTTCGGCTGAAGCCGAGATCGATGTGCGCGTTGCAACCATGCGCGATGGTCGAGCTCTGGATCGTAAGTTGCGCCACCTGCGGCCGTTCGATAAGCGTTGCACGATCGAGGTTGCAGGCGGGCTGAACCGAGCACCTTTCGAGCGGACCAACGGGGTGGCTGCGCTCTACGGCAAAGCGCGGGGATTGGCAGCCGAGCTTGGCTTTGAATTGGCCGAAACCTCGGTAGGCGGCGGTTCCGACGGAAACTTCACCGCCGGTATCGGTATTCCTACTCTCGATGGCCTTGGAGCGGTCGGCGACGGTGCGCACGCCAAGCACGAACACGTGATAGTAGCGGATATTCCACGCAGGGCAGCGCTGTTGGCCCGGCTCCTGGAAAGCATGTAA
- the tatA gene encoding twin-arginine translocase TatA/TatE family subunit, with the protein MFGKIGLPEILIILAIALLIFGPGRLSELGKGLGDGIRNFKSAVKDGDGETDKKA; encoded by the coding sequence ATGTTTGGCAAAATCGGACTGCCCGAAATCCTTATCATCCTCGCGATCGCGCTCCTGATCTTCGGGCCGGGTCGGCTCTCGGAATTGGGAAAAGGTCTTGGCGATGGAATCCGCAACTTCAAGAGCGCTGTGAAAGACGGCGACGGCGAGACCGACAAGAAGGCCTAA
- a CDS encoding four helix bundle protein — translation MGKSYRDLLAWQKAMDFAEQVYGATEQFPPRETYGLTSQLRRAAVSVPSNIAEGQGRRTSADFVHFLSNARGSLMEVETQLMLARRLRFVSDERCTDLLNMAGEIGRMLNGLMNSLRAK, via the coding sequence ATGGGTAAAAGCTACAGAGATCTACTCGCTTGGCAGAAAGCCATGGACTTCGCCGAACAGGTTTACGGCGCAACCGAGCAATTCCCGCCGCGCGAGACCTATGGACTGACCTCGCAACTGCGTCGCGCTGCAGTTTCCGTCCCGAGCAACATCGCTGAGGGCCAGGGAAGAAGAACATCTGCTGACTTCGTACACTTTTTGAGTAACGCAAGAGGGTCACTCATGGAGGTGGAGACACAGTTGATGCTTGCACGGAGATTGCGTTTCGTATCTGATGAGCGCTGCACCGACCTGCTTAACATGGCAGGCGAAATTGGCCGAATGTTGAACGGACTTATGAACTCATTGCGCGCGAAGTGA
- the treZ gene encoding malto-oligosyltrehalose trehalohydrolase encodes MQSTMNGAIVRGREVEFRVWVPAAQKVVLRLMRAGRCDAEDISMRRLGSADFGLPDLSELVDMDTWALTGIDARPGDRYFYMVNDQKPVPDPVSRLLPEGVHGPTEIVEPGTFRWTDHDWRGRELRDYVIYELHIGTFTSEGTFDTAIEKLSYLKQLGVSIIEVMPVNAFPGKRNWGYDGVGLYAVQASYGGPDAFKRFVDAAHREGLGVMLDVVYNHLGNEGNYLRMFGPYFTAKHQTPWGEAVNYDDDGCEGVRRFIVDNALYWIREYHLDGLRLDAVQTIKDDSPLHITAEIQQNVQALARELGRIVCVTVETDENDSRYVLPAEKGGYGLDAVWSDDFHHALHAYLTGEREGYYQDFGNKKQIARALNEGFVFQGEFFHYWSDVRGTSAVGIPLPKHIISIQNHDQVGNRARGERLNHLVPRGARKLAAALLLLAPQTPLLFMGQEYDEPSPFQFFTDFGDPNLQQAVSEGRRKEFKAFKWDDVPDPQDASTFERSRLHWDLATDENDMLRWYRQLLALRRRHIAHGERTCAAEFREDELVMQVPRDEPKILVVARFRGEANYDPGKCWRQAFASDEDGYAVRVFQRLRSC; translated from the coding sequence GTGCAAAGCACGATGAACGGCGCGATTGTGCGCGGCCGCGAGGTGGAGTTCCGCGTGTGGGTGCCTGCGGCACAGAAGGTCGTTTTGCGACTGATGCGGGCAGGGCGCTGTGACGCCGAGGACATTTCTATGCGGCGGCTGGGCTCAGCGGATTTCGGCCTGCCGGACCTCTCCGAACTGGTGGACATGGATACGTGGGCGCTGACGGGAATCGACGCGCGCCCGGGCGACCGCTACTTCTACATGGTGAACGATCAGAAACCGGTGCCCGATCCGGTGTCGCGGCTGCTTCCGGAGGGAGTGCACGGGCCGACGGAAATAGTGGAGCCGGGCACGTTCCGCTGGACAGATCACGACTGGCGCGGTCGCGAACTGCGGGACTACGTCATCTACGAACTGCATATCGGCACGTTCACGTCCGAGGGCACGTTCGACACAGCAATCGAAAAGCTGAGTTATCTCAAGCAACTCGGCGTTTCGATCATCGAAGTTATGCCGGTGAATGCGTTTCCTGGAAAGCGCAACTGGGGATACGACGGGGTGGGGCTGTACGCAGTGCAGGCGAGCTACGGAGGGCCGGATGCGTTCAAACGCTTTGTGGACGCAGCACACCGTGAAGGCCTTGGCGTCATGCTCGACGTTGTCTACAACCACCTGGGTAATGAGGGCAATTATTTGCGGATGTTCGGCCCGTACTTCACGGCGAAGCACCAGACGCCCTGGGGCGAAGCCGTGAATTACGACGACGATGGCTGTGAAGGCGTGCGCCGCTTCATCGTGGATAACGCGCTGTACTGGATTCGCGAATACCATCTCGACGGACTACGGCTGGATGCGGTGCAGACAATCAAGGATGATTCGCCGCTGCACATCACAGCCGAAATTCAGCAAAATGTGCAGGCGCTGGCTCGCGAACTAGGGCGGATTGTTTGTGTGACGGTTGAAACCGACGAGAACGATTCGCGCTACGTACTGCCCGCCGAGAAAGGCGGCTATGGGCTGGACGCCGTCTGGAGCGACGATTTCCATCACGCACTGCACGCGTACCTGACGGGCGAACGCGAAGGCTATTACCAGGATTTCGGAAACAAAAAACAGATTGCGCGCGCGCTGAACGAAGGCTTCGTCTTCCAGGGAGAGTTCTTCCACTACTGGAGCGACGTTCGCGGCACTTCGGCTGTGGGGATTCCGCTGCCGAAGCACATCATCTCCATTCAAAATCACGATCAAGTCGGGAATCGCGCCAGGGGCGAGCGCCTGAATCATCTGGTGCCGCGGGGGGCGCGCAAGCTTGCCGCCGCGCTACTGCTGCTCGCGCCGCAAACCCCTCTGCTGTTTATGGGGCAGGAATACGATGAACCCTCGCCGTTTCAATTCTTCACCGACTTCGGCGATCCGAATCTCCAGCAGGCTGTGAGCGAAGGGCGTCGAAAGGAATTCAAGGCCTTCAAGTGGGACGATGTTCCTGATCCGCAGGATGCTTCGACCTTCGAGCGCTCGCGCCTGCACTGGGATTTGGCAACGGATGAGAACGACATGTTGCGCTGGTATCGGCAGTTGCTTGCATTGCGCCGGCGTCATATTGCTCACGGCGAACGTACGTGCGCTGCCGAGTTTCGCGAAGACGAGTTGGTGATGCAGGTGCCCAGGGACGAGCCTAAAATCCTGGTCGTGGCGAGATTCCGAGGTGAGGCGAATTATGATCCCGGAAAATGCTGGCGACAGGCCTTTGCGAGCGACGAAGACGGTTATGCCGTGCGAGTGTTCCAGCGGCTACGAAGCTGCTGA
- the lpxA gene encoding acyl-ACP--UDP-N-acetylglucosamine O-acyltransferase, which yields MSIHPSAVVDPSAKVPASCRIGPFCFVGPNVEMGEECELISHVVLQGPTTMGSHNRVFPFSTLGVGPQDLTYSGQPTRLEIGDHNEIREYVTIHRGTVKGGGLTRLGNHALIMAYAHIAHDCFIGDNVIMANAATLAGHVTIEDWAVVGALCPVHQFVRVGKHAYIGGGTTITQDVLPFSKTSAVRDVHAYGANYVGLERRGFSSDRVRKIQRAFRILLASKLNTTQAIERIRSNGDLSEEVEMLLRFIESSERGVLK from the coding sequence ATGAGTATTCACCCAAGCGCCGTCGTCGATCCTTCAGCCAAAGTTCCGGCTTCTTGCCGCATCGGACCGTTCTGCTTCGTGGGACCGAACGTGGAGATGGGCGAAGAGTGCGAACTGATATCGCACGTCGTGCTGCAAGGCCCCACCACCATGGGCAGCCACAACCGTGTCTTCCCATTCTCCACCCTGGGAGTCGGCCCGCAAGACCTCACGTACAGCGGACAACCAACGCGCCTTGAGATCGGCGACCACAACGAGATACGCGAATACGTCACCATCCATCGCGGCACCGTGAAAGGCGGTGGACTGACGCGCCTTGGCAACCACGCGCTCATCATGGCCTACGCGCACATCGCCCACGACTGCTTCATCGGCGATAACGTCATCATGGCCAATGCGGCCACACTCGCCGGTCACGTAACAATCGAGGACTGGGCCGTTGTCGGTGCCCTCTGTCCCGTCCATCAGTTCGTCCGCGTCGGCAAGCACGCATACATCGGCGGCGGGACTACGATCACCCAGGACGTCCTTCCATTTTCGAAGACGAGCGCTGTGCGCGATGTCCACGCCTATGGCGCGAACTACGTCGGCCTCGAACGTCGAGGTTTTTCGAGTGACCGCGTCCGCAAGATTCAGCGCGCTTTCCGCATCCTGCTGGCTTCCAAGCTGAACACAACACAGGCAATCGAACGCATCCGCTCCAACGGCGACTTAAGCGAGGAAGTAGAGATGCTCCTCCGCTTCATCGAGAGCTCCGAGCGCGGAGTGCTGAAGTAG